The proteins below come from a single Necator americanus strain Aroian chromosome V, whole genome shotgun sequence genomic window:
- a CDS encoding hypothetical protein (NECATOR_CHRV.G17588.T2) codes for MCLEGSDCEKDASCAECSGVACTRITSFNLEDNREVALTCIPYDTRTFGRAHLEESGCRRVDDRQICDKSGPIYRPRRYERLGWHQGGIEPSIDGADTAELLTDCATPV; via the exons ATGTGTCTCGAAGGTTCCGACTGTGAAAAGGATGCGAGCTGCGCGGAATGTTCTGGCGTCGCGTGTACCAGGATCACCTCGTTCAATTTAGAGGACAATCGTGAAGTGGCGCTCACTTGTATACCGTATGATACTAG GACCTTCGGAAGAGCGCATCTGGAGGAGTCCGGATGTCGTCGTGTGGATGATCGTCAAATATGT gaCAAGTCCGGTCCAATTTATCGGCCTCGGAgatatgaaaggcttggttggcaccagggcggaatcgaaccatcgatcgatggtgcagacacagcggaacttcttaccgactgcgctacacctgtgTAG